GCGTGGACGGCTACGAGGCGACCCGCCGCATCCGGAGCGAGCGCCGTGGGCGCCAGCCGCGCATCATCGCCATGACGGCCAACGCCATGGCCAGCGACCGCGACCGCTGCCTCGCCGCCGGCATGGACGACTACATCAGCAAACCGCTGCGTCCCGACGATCTGCGCGCCGCCTTCGAGCGCATGCGAGAGGCGGCGCGGAGCGCCGCGGCGAGCGAGTCCGACACGCGCCAGCCGGCGCTCAGTTGAGCAGGCCGCTGATCAGCGCCGGCAGCTCGTCGAAGCGATCCTTGCCGAGCACGCCCCGCACCTCGTCCTGTGCCAGGAGGTCGCCCAGATCGTCGAGGCGCCGCCCCGACAGCACGACCACCGGCAGGCTGGGCACGGTATCGTGGACGACCGCCAGCGACCGGCTGATGGGCAGCCGCGGCGCCACCGTATCGCACAGCATCAGGTGCCACTGCTGCCGCCGCAGCGCCGCCGCCAGCGCCTCGGGCGTGTCGACCCGGCACCAGGCGGCGTCGTAGCCGGCCCGGCGCAGCGCCCGCGCCGCCAGGAAGGCGTCCGCGTCGCTGTCATCGACGATCAGGATGTTGAGCGGCGTCGTCATGAGGATCTGATTCGTTTGTAGCAGAGGCGCCACCACGCAAGAAGGCGTTGAATTTCTCTTCCCTGGCGGACGCCGCGGCGCCCGCTGCGGGCAGCGGCGAGCGCCGTGCGAGGAATCGGGTGGCCGCCCGCGCGGCGCGGCGCCGTCGCGCCAGGTCGGATCTCCATCGGCCCTTCGGCGGTGCCGGTTCCGACGGCGCAGGGGCTCCGTGGCACCGATCGCCAAAGGGTTTGCCGCCGCCGCCGACGTCACCGTATGCAGGGCCAGGTCCATCGCCACCCCCGGCGACGACCGGCGAAGAGACGCCGCAATCGCGGCGGGCGCCATCAATTCCATTCTCGCCAGCGGGAAAATGCCCTCTCTGGTCAGGCGGGAAGGAATGGTGGTCCGTGGTCTGTTGCTTGCTGCCTGGCGAGACGACGTGTGGGATGAAGCTGAGCCCTCTGCCGGCGGAGGGCGTCGAGGCAGCGATGAAGGCAGCGGAGCGGCACGCGGGCAGCGCGCCGGGGAGCCCGGGCCATTGAGCGACCGGGCCATGCTGACCACGGGGGCCGGCGGCGCGACCGAGCGCGCTTCCGCGTCTCCTCTCCGCGTCCTGCTGATCGAGGACAGCGAGGCCGACGCGCTCCTGTTGCTGCGCGAGCTGCGCCGCGGCGGCTATGAGACGGCGTGGGAACGCGTCGACACCGCCGCCGCGCTGTCGCGAGCCCTCGAGCGATCCTGGGACGTCATCACCTGCGACTGGAAGATGCCGGGCTTCGGCGCTCCCGAGGCCCTGGCGCTCATCCGCGACGCGGCCGTCGACACGCCGGTGATCATCGTCTCGGGCGAGGTCGGCGAGGAGTTCGCCGTCACCGCGATGCGCGCCGGGGCGTGCGATTTCGTCAGCAAGCAGCGCCTGGCGCGCCTGGCGCCGGCGATCGACCGCGAGTTGCGCGACGCCGAGCAGCGGCGCGCCCGCCGTCGCGCCGAGGCCGCGCTGCGGGCGGCGCAGGAGCGCTACCGCGCTCTGATCGAGAATGCCTCGGACCAGGTCGCCGTGCTCGATGCCAACGGCATCTACCAGTACGTGAGCCCGTCGCACGTCGACGTCTGCGGCTTCACCCCCGAGGAGCTCCTCGGCACGAGCGCCTTCGAGCTCGTGCACCCGGACGATCTGCCGGCGCTGGCCACGCGGCTCAAGGCCGGCCTGCGCGAGCGGCAGTCGTACGGCGTGGCGGAGTTCCGCGTCCGGCACAAGGACGGCTCGTGGCGGGTGATCGAGACGGCGGTGCAGAACCTGCTCGACGACCCGCTCATCCGCGGCGTGTTGATCAACGGCCGCGACGTCACCGCCCGGCGGCGGATGGAGGACACCCTGCGCCTGCAGGCGGCGATCATCGCCAACCTCGCCGAGGGCGTGGCCCTCGTCCGCGCCAGCGACCGCACCATCGTCCATACCAACCCGAAACTGGAGGAGATGTTCGGCTACGGCCCCGGCGAGTTGCTCGGCCAGCCGGCCAGCGTCCTCGAGCTGGCGGACGCGGCGAGCGACGCCGCCGACGACGTCATCGCCCGCGCCCTGCGCGAACGCGGCGAATGGAGCGGCGAAGCCCGCAATCGGCGGCGCGATGGCAGCGAGCTGTGGACACGGGTGAGCATCTCCACCTTCGACCATCCCGACCACGGCGAGGTGTGGATCACCATCCAGAGCGACATCGGCGAGCAGAAGCGGGTCGATGCCGCGCTGCGCCAGAGCGAGGAGCACATGCGGCTCGCCATGGGCGCCGCGCCGATGGGCACGTGGGAGTGGGACCTGACCAGCGGCACGATGCACTGGTCGGACAGCGTCTGGCAGATGCTGGGCCTGAGCCGCGAGCGCACGCGCCCGAGCCTCGACGCCTTCCTGTCGGTGGTCCATCGCGACGACCGGGCCATGGTTCTGCGCCGCATCGACACCGCCCTCGACGACGACGTGCCGGCTCCGACCGAGCTGCGCATCGTGTGGTCCGACGGCTCGGTGCGCTGGGTGTTGGCGCACAGCCGCGTCGTGCGCGACGCCGCCGGGCGGGCGATCCGCACCGTCGGCATCGCCCTCGACATCACCGAACGCCGCCGCGCCCAGGCCGATCTCGAGCACGAGCGCGAGCTCCTGGCGACGCTGATCCGCAGCCTGCCGGACATGGTGTGGATGAAGGACCCCGAGGGCGTCTTCCTCGCCTGCAACGCCGCCTTCGAACGCATGGTCGGCCGGCCGCAGGCGGCGATCGTCGGCCACACCGATCTCGAGCTGTTGGCCGACCCCGAGCTGGCGCGCTTCTTCCGCGAGAAGGATCGGGAGGCGCTCGCCAAGGGGAGCGCCAACACCAACGACGAATGGGTCACCCTCGCGGCCGACGGCCGGCGCGTGCTGCTGGAGACCATCAAGACGCCGGTGCGCGATGCCGGCGGAGCCGTGCTCGGCGTCCTCGGCATCGGGCGCGACGTCACCCAGCACCGCGAACGCGAGGAGCTGCTGCGGCAGCGCGTAGCGCTGCAGACGCAGCTCGAGAAGGTGGCGGCGACCTCGCCGGGCATGATCTGCTCCTTCCGCCTGCATCCCGACGGCAGCAGCAGCCTGCCCTACGCCAGCGCCGCGATGCGCGACATCTGGGATCTCGACCCCGCCGTGGTGCGCGACGACGCGGCGCCGGTCTTCGCGCGCATCCACCCCGACGACGTCGCCAGGGTCCACGCCAGCATCGCCGACTCGGCGCGTGGCATGACGCCCTGGCAGGAGGTCTTCCGGGTGCTCAACCCGCGCCGCGGCGAGCGCTGGGTCGAGGCGCACACCATGCCGGCGCGCGAGGACGACGGCAGCGTGCTGTGGCACGGCATCGCGATCGACGTCACCGAGCGCCGGCACCTGGAAGAGCAGGCCGCCCGCTGGCGGACCGTCTTCGACGCCGCCCAGATCGACGCCGCCTGGGCCGACGCCGCCACCAACACGGTGGTCGCCGTCAACACCGCCTTCGCCCGC
The genomic region above belongs to bacterium and contains:
- a CDS encoding response regulator, with amino-acid sequence MTTPLNILIVDDSDADAFLAARALRRAGYDAAWCRVDTPEALAAALRRQQWHLMLCDTVAPRLPISRSLAVVHDTVPSLPVVVLSGRRLDDLGDLLAQDEVRGVLGKDRFDELPALISGLLN
- a CDS encoding PAS domain S-box protein, whose product is MLTTGAGGATERASASPLRVLLIEDSEADALLLLRELRRGGYETAWERVDTAAALSRALERSWDVITCDWKMPGFGAPEALALIRDAAVDTPVIIVSGEVGEEFAVTAMRAGACDFVSKQRLARLAPAIDRELRDAEQRRARRRAEAALRAAQERYRALIENASDQVAVLDANGIYQYVSPSHVDVCGFTPEELLGTSAFELVHPDDLPALATRLKAGLRERQSYGVAEFRVRHKDGSWRVIETAVQNLLDDPLIRGVLINGRDVTARRRMEDTLRLQAAIIANLAEGVALVRASDRTIVHTNPKLEEMFGYGPGELLGQPASVLELADAASDAADDVIARALRERGEWSGEARNRRRDGSELWTRVSISTFDHPDHGEVWITIQSDIGEQKRVDAALRQSEEHMRLAMGAAPMGTWEWDLTSGTMHWSDSVWQMLGLSRERTRPSLDAFLSVVHRDDRAMVLRRIDTALDDDVPAPTELRIVWSDGSVRWVLAHSRVVRDAAGRAIRTVGIALDITERRRAQADLEHERELLATLIRSLPDMVWMKDPEGVFLACNAAFERMVGRPQAAIVGHTDLELLADPELARFFREKDREALAKGSANTNDEWVTLAADGRRVLLETIKTPVRDAGGAVLGVLGIGRDVTQHREREELLRQRVALQTQLEKVAATSPGMICSFRLHPDGSSSLPYASAAMRDIWDLDPAVVRDDAAPVFARIHPDDVARVHASIADSARGMTPWQEVFRVLNPRRGERWVEAHTMPAREDDGSVLWHGIAIDVTERRHLEEQAARWRTVFDAAQIDAAWADAATNTVVAVNTAFARRRGYRPDELVGLPVAALHPPEERAALPARLQRIDRLGHLTYETVHQRKDGTRFPVLMDVTAIRDDAGAVASRVAYALDLSELRRAEEQVRISDSRYRALFANMLDGCALCRLVRVDGVPRDFLHLEVNEACTRLTGISDVVGRTASEVVPELLTLDAAVFDTYARVVATGQAERFETYLRSLRIWVTASVYAAGGDDFIVVFDNVTEAKEAHVRTAIQTTALRAAANAIVITDRGGAIVWANPAFTRLTGYELGEVLGRNPRLLKSGVQDAPFYARIWQTITAGDVWEGQVVNRRKDGSLYTEEMTITPVRGDGDAITHFIAVKQDVTERQRAEEERRRLHGELEQRVAERTGELEAANRELEAFSYSVSHDLRAPLRSIRGFSQALLDDFASQLPGEARAHLATIQGAAERMGALIDALLNLSRLGRQALLRRPVDMARLVREVLADLQPLAVGRAVEVALGALPPGDADPTLLRQVWLNLLSNAFKYTTPRAVARIEIGSRREQGEVVYFVRDNGAGFDMGYVDRLFGVFKRLHSQSEFEGTGVGLAIVQRIVHRHGGRVWAEAAPDQGATFSFTLGRTPAGDPTAPGDALD